The following DNA comes from Streptomyces sp. NBC_00273.
TCCGCTCGGGCACGGTCGCGCTCGACGTCCACATGCCCGGCCGGGGGCGAGTGGTCGTCGAGACCATCGGTGCCGGCAGCCTGCTCGGCTGGTCATGGCTGTGTCCGCCGCGGCAGTGGCACCTCGCGGCCGAGACCCGGGACCCCGTCCGTGCATGGGAATTCGATGCCGCGGCCGTCCATGACCTGTGCGCCGTGGACACGGCGCTGGGCCTGTCGCTGGTCACCGTCGTCGCCGAGACCATCGGCGACCGGCTCCGAGCCACCCGCACCCGGCTGCTCGACCTGTACGGACCGCCGGGACCGAAGGGGAGCGGGCCGGTGCCATGACGCTCACGCCCCTCTCCTACCGCGTGGTGGACCGCCGCGACGAGACGCACGACACGGTCACGCTCGTACTGGAGCCTGCCGCGGATGCCCTGAAGCCCTTCGCAGCCGGCCAGTTCG
Coding sequences within:
- a CDS encoding cyclic nucleotide-binding domain-containing protein, which gives rise to MTSQPGGPPGEEVFAALTAEHRGKLMALAREVVLPGGTRIFEEGEKADRFWVIRSGTVALDVHMPGRGRVVVETIGAGSLLGWSWLCPPRQWHLAAETRDPVRAWEFDAAAVHDLCAVDTALGLSLVTVVAETIGDRLRATRTRLLDLYGPPGPKGSGPVP